In a single window of the Pandoraea pulmonicola genome:
- the cheZ gene encoding protein phosphatase CheZ: MLMRVGQLTRMLRDNLRELGLDKQLEQAAEAIPDARDRLNYVATMTEQAAVRALTAIELAKPIQDRLESDANALDERWAKWFDQPLELDDARKLVQETRTYLRRVPEDTRTTNAHLTEIMMAQDFQDLTGQVIKKIMEVVQEIEKHLLQTLLENMPPEKRKEAEDSLLNGPQIKKEGRTDIVADQGQVDDLLASLGF; the protein is encoded by the coding sequence ATGCTCATGCGCGTCGGGCAGTTGACGCGCATGTTGCGCGACAACCTGCGCGAGCTGGGGCTGGATAAGCAACTGGAGCAGGCTGCCGAAGCGATTCCCGATGCGCGGGACCGGCTGAACTACGTCGCCACCATGACGGAGCAGGCGGCGGTGCGCGCGCTGACGGCCATCGAACTGGCCAAGCCGATTCAGGACCGCCTCGAGAGCGACGCCAACGCGCTCGACGAGCGCTGGGCCAAGTGGTTCGACCAGCCGCTCGAACTCGACGATGCCCGCAAGCTCGTGCAGGAGACGCGCACCTATCTGCGCCGCGTGCCCGAAGACACCCGCACGACCAATGCCCATCTGACGGAAATCATGATGGCGCAGGACTTCCAGGATCTGACCGGGCAGGTCATCAAGAAGATCATGGAAGTGGTGCAGGAGATCGAGAAGCATCTGCTCCAGACGCTGCTCGAGAACATGCCGCCCGAGAAGCGCAAGGAAGCCGAGGACTCGCTGCTCAACGGCCCGCAGATCAAGAAGGAAGGCCGCACCGACATCGTTGCCGATCAGGGCCAGGTCGACGATCTGCTCGCCAGCCTCGGATTCTGA
- the cheY gene encoding chemotaxis response regulator CheY, translating to MVDKNMKFLVVDDFPTMRRIVRNLLKELGFSNVDEAEDGAAALAKLRGGNFEFVVSDWNMPNMDGLTMLQQIRADPNLSKLPVLMVTAEAKKENIIAAAQAGASGYVVKPFTAATLDEKLGKIFEKMEKTGA from the coding sequence ATGGTAGACAAGAACATGAAATTCCTGGTCGTCGACGACTTTCCGACGATGCGCCGGATCGTGCGAAACCTGCTCAAGGAGCTCGGTTTCTCCAATGTGGACGAGGCCGAAGACGGTGCGGCGGCGTTGGCCAAGCTGCGCGGCGGCAACTTCGAGTTCGTGGTGTCGGACTGGAACATGCCGAACATGGATGGCCTGACCATGCTCCAGCAGATCCGCGCCGATCCGAACCTCTCGAAGCTGCCGGTGCTGATGGTCACGGCCGAAGCGAAGAAGGAGAACATCATCGCCGCCGCCCAGGCCGGGGCGAGCGGGTATGTGGTCAAGCCGTTCACGGCCGCGACCCTCGATGAAAAGCTGGGCAAGATCTTCGAGAAAATGGAAAAAACGGGGGCCTGA
- a CDS encoding protein-glutamate methylesterase/protein-glutamine glutaminase: MTEIINAQPDMTVVATAPDPLVARDLIKQHNPDVLTLDVEMPRMDGLDFLEKLMRLRPMPVLMVSSLTERGSEVTLRALELGAVDFVTKPRLGIRDGMLEYGEMIADKIRGAARARVRSAPPKSAAPAPVEAAPMLRNPLVSTEKLIIIGASTGGTEAIREVLVPMPPDAPAILITQHMPAGFTKSFAQRLNGLCRITVKEAEHGERVLPGHAYIAPGGDTHLQLSRSGANYVALLDPAPPVNRHRPSVDVLFRSAAVHAGRNAIGVILTGMGRDGAAGLVEMRRAGAYTFAQDEASCIVFGMPREAIAMGGAEEVVPLHEMARKVLHQVAKFGERTQRV, translated from the coding sequence ATGACCGAGATCATCAATGCACAACCGGACATGACCGTAGTGGCGACCGCACCCGACCCGCTCGTGGCGCGCGACCTGATCAAGCAACACAACCCGGACGTGCTCACGCTCGACGTCGAAATGCCGCGCATGGACGGCCTGGACTTCCTCGAGAAGCTCATGCGCCTGCGCCCGATGCCGGTGCTCATGGTGTCGTCGCTGACCGAGCGCGGCTCCGAGGTCACGCTGCGCGCACTCGAACTCGGTGCGGTGGATTTCGTGACGAAGCCGCGTCTGGGCATTCGTGACGGCATGCTGGAATACGGCGAGATGATCGCCGACAAGATCCGCGGCGCGGCGCGTGCCCGCGTGCGCAGCGCCCCGCCCAAGAGCGCGGCGCCCGCGCCGGTCGAGGCCGCCCCGATGTTGCGCAACCCGCTCGTGTCGACCGAGAAGCTGATCATCATCGGCGCCTCGACGGGCGGCACGGAAGCGATTCGCGAAGTGCTCGTGCCGATGCCGCCGGACGCCCCGGCGATTCTCATCACGCAGCACATGCCGGCCGGCTTCACGAAGTCGTTCGCGCAACGCCTGAACGGTTTGTGCCGGATCACGGTGAAGGAAGCCGAACACGGCGAGCGGGTACTGCCGGGCCATGCGTATATCGCACCGGGCGGCGACACCCACCTGCAGCTCTCGCGCAGCGGGGCGAACTACGTGGCGCTGCTCGACCCGGCGCCGCCGGTGAATCGACATCGGCCGTCGGTCGATGTATTGTTTCGCTCCGCGGCCGTGCACGCCGGGCGCAATGCCATCGGCGTGATCCTGACGGGCATGGGCCGCGACGGCGCCGCCGGTCTCGTGGAGATGCGCCGGGCCGGTGCGTACACGTTCGCGCAGGACGAGGCGAGCTGCATCGTGTTCGGCATGCCGCGCGAGGCCATCGCAATGGGCGGGGCGGAAGAAGTGGTGCCCCTGCACGAGATGGCCCGAAAAGTGCTGCATCAGGTCGCGAAATTCGGCGAACGCACGCAACGGGTATAG
- the cheD gene encoding chemoreceptor glutamine deamidase CheD has translation MAQPLAEALATNHYFDNAFNTQAVKLLPSEYYVTTEDIMLVTVLGSCVAACVRDTVTGIGGMNHFMLPDDGESERDRILSASMRYGAYAMEMLINELIKLGARRERLEAKVFGGGAVLAGMTTLNIGDRNANFVLRYLEMEQIRVTAQDLLGPHPRKVCFLPRTGRVMVKKLGDRGDPAIVQREQAYAQRLRAREVRGSVELFAPPARNAKPRPGPDNRQMEEA, from the coding sequence ATGGCACAGCCATTGGCCGAAGCGCTCGCCACCAACCACTATTTCGACAACGCGTTCAACACGCAGGCGGTGAAGCTGCTGCCGTCGGAGTACTACGTCACGACGGAAGACATCATGCTCGTGACCGTGCTCGGCTCTTGCGTGGCGGCGTGCGTACGCGATACCGTCACCGGCATCGGCGGCATGAACCACTTCATGCTGCCCGACGATGGCGAGAGCGAGCGCGACCGCATTCTGTCGGCGTCCATGCGCTACGGCGCGTACGCGATGGAAATGCTCATCAACGAGCTCATCAAGCTTGGCGCACGCCGCGAGCGGCTCGAAGCCAAGGTCTTCGGCGGCGGCGCGGTGCTCGCGGGCATGACGACACTGAATATCGGCGACCGCAATGCGAATTTCGTGTTGCGGTATCTCGAGATGGAGCAGATTCGCGTGACAGCGCAGGATCTGCTCGGACCGCATCCGCGCAAGGTGTGCTTTTTGCCGCGCACCGGGCGGGTGATGGTCAAGAAGCTGGGCGACCGGGGCGATCCGGCGATTGTCCAGCGTGAACAGGCGTACGCGCAGCGACTGCGTGCACGCGAAGTACGGGGCTCCGTAGAACTTTTTGCGCCACCGGCCAGAAATGCCAAGCCTCGGCCGGGGCCTGACAACCGACAAATGGAGGAGGCTTGA
- a CDS encoding CheR family methyltransferase — MTDSRNSSHLTRRGAGSPDGDAGSRSADFARASGAALAGERDFAFSLADFGRIRNLIYQRAGIALAEHKREMVYSRIARRLRALGMTSFTEYLDMLEADTGDAEWESFTNALTTNLTSFFRESHHFPLLADFVRNRAKPISVWCCAASTGEEPYSIAMTLVDTLGSRPNASVLATDVDTQVLARASAAVYNGEQTGKLTQEQLRRHFLRGTGANAGKIKVRPELQQLVTFEPLNLLAPSWQIGGPFDVIFCRNVMIYFDKATQARILERFVPLLKPDGLLFAGHSENFTYVSRAFRLRGQTVYELAGTGARGA, encoded by the coding sequence ATGACTGATTCGCGCAACTCTTCGCATCTGACGCGCCGTGGGGCTGGCAGCCCCGATGGCGACGCCGGTTCGCGCAGCGCGGATTTCGCGCGCGCGAGCGGTGCCGCCCTCGCGGGCGAGCGCGACTTCGCCTTCTCGCTGGCCGACTTCGGCCGTATCCGCAACCTGATCTACCAGCGCGCCGGGATTGCGCTGGCCGAGCACAAGCGCGAGATGGTGTACAGCCGCATCGCGCGGCGTCTGCGCGCGCTGGGCATGACGAGCTTCACCGAATACCTCGACATGCTCGAGGCCGACACGGGCGACGCCGAGTGGGAGTCGTTCACCAATGCGCTGACCACGAATCTCACATCGTTCTTCCGCGAATCGCATCACTTCCCCCTGCTTGCCGACTTCGTGCGCAATCGCGCCAAGCCGATTTCGGTCTGGTGCTGCGCGGCGTCCACCGGCGAGGAGCCGTATTCGATCGCGATGACGCTGGTCGACACGCTCGGCTCGCGACCCAATGCGAGCGTGCTGGCCACCGACGTCGATACACAGGTGCTCGCGCGCGCCTCGGCCGCCGTGTACAACGGCGAGCAGACCGGCAAGCTCACGCAGGAGCAGTTGCGCCGGCATTTCCTGCGCGGCACGGGCGCGAACGCGGGCAAGATCAAGGTGCGCCCGGAATTGCAGCAACTGGTGACGTTCGAGCCGCTGAACCTGCTCGCGCCGTCGTGGCAGATCGGCGGGCCGTTCGACGTCATCTTCTGCCGCAACGTCATGATCTATTTCGACAAGGCCACGCAGGCGCGCATTCTGGAGCGCTTCGTGCCGCTGCTCAAACCGGACGGCCTGCTCTTCGCGGGGCACTCGGAGAACTTCACCTATGTGAGCCGTGCGTTCCGTCTGCGCGGGCAGACGGTGTACGAGCTGGCCGGCACGGGCGCACGGGGAGCCTGA
- a CDS encoding methyl-accepting chemotaxis protein: protein MMQLSLKAKLWSALALMWLGLLFLGGWAAWHERGTVLSERRTAVQDIVTTADGIVQDYAAQAAAGKMSVEEAKQRAMASLKAMRYGDSGYLVIFDSKPVVLMHPTLADLVNKDVSNYKDSKGKLIFVEMSRLAKEKGTGFVEYYGRKAGSEEQLAKISFVKYFAPWDWGLMSGVYVQDINESFYSTLLRLGIALLIIGAIVTAAMMTIIRNVQRSLGGEPEYAADIARRIASGDLQSHVNVTPGDTTSLLFAMQRMQSTLAGTIGQIRQGTESITTAAQQIAAGNTDLSARTEQQAASLEQTASSMEQLTATVKQNADNARQASQLAVNASDIATRGGEVSSQVGETMDGISASSNKIVDIIGVIDGIAFQTNILALNAAVEAARAGEQGRGFAVVAGEVRTLAQRSASAAKEIKALIEDSARRVQDGTALVAQQRQTMGEIVQAVKRVTDIMGEISAASAEQSGGIEQVNRAVAQMDEVTQQNAALVEEAAAAAGSLESQAHELRAAVSVFQTSGGNGASAAALHSVGAGHRESSPRPLARAA from the coding sequence ATGATGCAGTTGAGTCTCAAGGCAAAACTCTGGTCCGCGCTCGCGCTGATGTGGCTGGGTCTGTTGTTCCTCGGCGGCTGGGCCGCCTGGCACGAGCGCGGCACGGTGCTCTCCGAGCGCCGCACGGCCGTGCAGGACATCGTCACCACCGCCGACGGCATCGTGCAGGACTACGCGGCGCAGGCCGCCGCGGGCAAGATGAGCGTCGAAGAGGCGAAGCAGCGGGCCATGGCGAGTCTGAAGGCGATGCGCTACGGCGACAGCGGCTATCTCGTCATCTTCGATTCGAAGCCGGTCGTGCTCATGCATCCGACGCTCGCGGATCTGGTCAACAAGGACGTCTCCAACTACAAGGACTCGAAAGGCAAACTGATTTTCGTCGAGATGTCGCGCCTGGCCAAGGAGAAGGGCACGGGGTTCGTCGAGTACTACGGACGCAAGGCCGGCAGCGAGGAGCAGCTCGCGAAAATCTCGTTCGTGAAGTACTTCGCGCCGTGGGACTGGGGGCTGATGAGCGGCGTCTATGTGCAGGACATCAACGAATCGTTCTACAGCACGCTGCTCCGCCTCGGCATCGCGCTGTTGATCATCGGTGCCATCGTCACGGCGGCCATGATGACGATCATTCGCAACGTGCAGCGCAGCCTCGGCGGCGAGCCCGAATACGCGGCGGACATCGCACGACGCATCGCTTCGGGCGATCTGCAAAGCCACGTGAACGTGACGCCGGGCGACACCACCAGCTTGCTCTTCGCGATGCAGCGCATGCAGAGCACGCTGGCCGGGACCATCGGGCAAATCCGTCAGGGCACCGAGTCCATCACGACCGCCGCGCAGCAGATCGCGGCGGGCAACACGGATCTGTCAGCGCGCACCGAACAGCAGGCGGCGTCGCTGGAGCAGACCGCCTCGTCGATGGAACAGCTCACCGCGACCGTCAAGCAGAACGCGGACAACGCGCGTCAGGCCAGCCAGTTGGCGGTCAACGCGTCGGATATCGCCACGCGCGGCGGCGAAGTGTCCAGCCAGGTCGGCGAGACCATGGACGGCATTTCCGCCAGCTCGAACAAGATCGTCGACATCATCGGCGTGATCGACGGCATCGCCTTCCAGACCAACATCCTCGCGCTGAATGCCGCGGTGGAAGCCGCGCGCGCCGGCGAGCAGGGCCGTGGTTTCGCCGTGGTGGCGGGCGAAGTGCGCACGTTGGCGCAGCGCAGCGCGTCGGCCGCCAAGGAAATCAAGGCGCTGATCGAGGATTCGGCGCGCCGCGTGCAGGACGGCACCGCCCTCGTGGCGCAACAGCGTCAGACGATGGGCGAGATCGTGCAGGCGGTCAAACGCGTCACCGACATCATGGGCGAGATATCGGCCGCCTCGGCGGAACAGTCGGGCGGCATCGAGCAGGTCAATCGTGCAGTCGCGCAAATGGATGAGGTGACGCAGCAGAACGCGGCGCTGGTGGAAGAGGCCGCGGCGGCGGCCGGCTCGCTCGAATCGCAGGCGCATGAGCTGCGTGCGGCGGTATCGGTGTTCCAGACGAGCGGTGGAAACGGTGCAAGCGCGGCGGCGCTCCATTCGGTCGGGGCAGGGCATCGCGAATCGTCGCCACGGCCGCTGGCTCGGGCGGCGTGA
- a CDS encoding methyl-accepting chemotaxis protein translates to MFKNVTIRARLTLALGLFMVLLVVGAAVGLLSLRQSNASLQDIYSNDMASSRSLAQTTMSTLSARVTLSRIEFIADPTEIKTAIENVRNNLKKADDAWAKYAALPMSDGEKPLADSVIAARAKVVNDGILPALKAIESGDIPDFHAKTVMDVPRLFGDYNKAMTALADLQVKNAEERYLAAQERYTLVMWLVGIGLVVGLIVGIITQITLTRAIVGPIDDAIRHFEKIAAGDLTQRIDVWNETETGRLFKGVRHMQDSLVRTVAEVRSGTESITTAAQQIAAGNTDLSARTEQQAASLEETASSMEQLTATVKQNADNARQASQLAVNASEIAARGGDVVGRVVGTMNGISTSSNKIVDIISVIDGIAFQTNILALNAAVEAARAGEQGRGFAVVAGEVRTLAQRSAAAAKEIKELIEDSAHKVQDGSALVEQAGQTMEEIVQAVKRVTDIMGEISAASAEQSGGIEQVNRAVTQMDEVTQQNAALVEEAAAAAGSLEEQANRLKSVVSVFRLDGSQAAISHAAAPTLPAAKPVARSAAKKVAAPAASSAPAAAPTPKAAPAPAPLRRPAPTAVAAAPAASGRTGTDDANGDWETF, encoded by the coding sequence ATGTTTAAGAATGTCACCATCCGGGCGCGGCTGACGCTGGCGCTCGGGCTCTTCATGGTGCTGCTGGTCGTGGGCGCCGCAGTCGGTCTCCTGTCGTTGCGACAGAGCAATGCATCGTTGCAGGATATCTATTCGAACGACATGGCGTCGTCGCGCTCGCTCGCCCAGACGACGATGTCCACGCTGTCGGCGCGGGTAACGCTCTCGCGCATCGAATTCATCGCCGATCCGACCGAAATCAAGACAGCGATCGAAAACGTACGCAACAATCTCAAGAAGGCCGACGACGCCTGGGCGAAATACGCCGCGCTGCCCATGAGCGACGGCGAGAAGCCGCTCGCCGACAGCGTTATCGCCGCGCGCGCCAAGGTCGTGAACGACGGCATCCTGCCTGCGCTGAAGGCGATCGAATCGGGCGACATCCCCGACTTCCACGCCAAGACGGTGATGGACGTGCCGCGTCTGTTCGGCGACTACAACAAGGCGATGACCGCGCTGGCCGATCTGCAGGTGAAGAACGCCGAAGAACGCTACCTCGCAGCGCAGGAACGCTACACCTTGGTGATGTGGTTGGTCGGCATCGGCCTGGTCGTCGGTCTGATCGTCGGCATCATCACGCAGATCACGCTCACGCGCGCCATCGTCGGCCCGATCGACGACGCCATCCGCCACTTCGAGAAGATCGCCGCCGGCGACCTCACGCAACGCATCGACGTGTGGAACGAGACCGAGACGGGACGTCTCTTCAAGGGCGTGAGGCACATGCAGGACAGCCTCGTGCGCACCGTGGCGGAAGTCCGCTCGGGCACCGAGTCCATCACGACGGCCGCGCAGCAGATCGCCGCGGGCAACACCGACCTGTCGGCTCGCACCGAACAGCAGGCCGCATCGCTCGAAGAGACGGCGTCGTCGATGGAGCAGCTCACAGCGACCGTCAAGCAGAACGCGGACAACGCACGTCAGGCCAGCCAACTGGCGGTCAACGCGTCGGAGATCGCCGCACGCGGCGGCGATGTCGTCGGCCGCGTGGTCGGCACGATGAACGGCATCTCCACGAGCTCCAACAAGATCGTCGACATCATCAGCGTGATCGACGGCATCGCCTTCCAGACCAACATCCTCGCGCTGAACGCGGCGGTGGAAGCGGCGCGCGCCGGCGAACAGGGTCGCGGCTTCGCGGTGGTGGCCGGCGAAGTGCGCACGCTCGCGCAGCGCAGCGCGGCGGCGGCCAAGGAAATCAAGGAGTTGATCGAGGACTCCGCCCACAAGGTGCAGGATGGCTCGGCACTGGTGGAGCAAGCCGGTCAGACGATGGAAGAGATCGTGCAGGCGGTCAAGCGCGTGACCGACATCATGGGCGAGATCTCGGCGGCCTCGGCAGAGCAGTCGGGCGGCATCGAACAGGTCAACCGCGCCGTGACGCAGATGGACGAAGTCACGCAGCAGAACGCGGCGCTGGTGGAAGAAGCGGCCGCGGCGGCCGGTTCGCTCGAAGAGCAGGCCAATCGCCTGAAGTCGGTGGTCAGCGTATTCCGGCTCGACGGCAGTCAGGCGGCGATAAGCCATGCGGCGGCCCCGACCCTGCCGGCGGCCAAGCCGGTGGCACGCTCGGCAGCAAAGAAGGTCGCGGCGCCTGCCGCATCGTCAGCCCCGGCAGCCGCGCCGACCCCCAAGGCGGCGCCGGCACCGGCACCGCTGCGCAGGCCCGCGCCGACGGCCGTGGCAGCCGCCCCGGCGGCGAGCGGCCGTACGGGCACGGACGACGCGAACGGCGACTGGGAAACCTTCTGA
- a CDS encoding methyl-accepting chemotaxis protein: protein MRDNQPVTQNEFVIDEHQYLISRTDLKGRITYANPAFVEVSGYTRDELLGAPHNIVRHPDMPPEAFGDLWETIKRGDTWTGLVKNRRKNGDYYWVLATVTPTLENDAVVGYTSVRVRPAAGATAEAEAIYARFRNGQAGNLRIRGGRVERGGIAALLRRIRLDTLRARLTGIIVLGTILLAAVGGLGMWGMSSSNEKLLHVYQNGMVPVSTLGVIGQKLDRDVLLVAEAVGNPNLDAMKRAGDEIAGSFDDINRQWAEYMKSVDPATQAQAERFNVIRQRFTTDGLQQTVEMLKAGSAEGAQQTYLEKVKPAYGPMRDELNVLTRLELTQATELYQQSQKEHTLVRALTAVAVVGGIVVLFVLGGILRRAINHPLRVALSMSKQIAAGDLTGRTESTGNDEIGQLLFGLTVMKNSLLSIVSDVREGIESINVASREIAAGNTDLSARTEQQAASLEQTASSMEQLTATVKQNADNAKQASTLAVNASEIAARGGQVVGNVVDTMQGISTSSHKIVDIISVIEGIAFQTNILALNAAVEAARAGEQGRGFAVVAGEVRTLAQRSAAAAKEIKVLIEDSVGRVENGSALVAQAGRTMDEIVQAVQRVTDIMGEISAASAEQSSGIEQVNRAVTQMDEVTQQNAALVEEAAAAAGSLEEQAHRLRDAVSVFRVGDARQAANARSTAVLHKSAATSTASASSVASARAGAASAVSAAPARASAGGGAARTATRRPQAAVAQAPANAAAQEDAQVLQLAARRGKAPAGGTTGGTTGGTTGGTTGTSSSDPGDWEEF from the coding sequence GTGCGCGACAACCAGCCCGTCACCCAGAACGAATTCGTCATCGACGAGCATCAGTACCTGATCTCGCGAACGGATCTGAAGGGACGGATCACGTACGCCAACCCCGCATTCGTGGAGGTGAGCGGCTATACGCGTGATGAATTGCTGGGCGCGCCGCACAATATCGTGCGCCATCCGGACATGCCGCCCGAGGCGTTCGGTGATTTGTGGGAGACGATCAAGCGCGGCGATACGTGGACGGGGCTGGTCAAGAACCGCCGCAAGAACGGCGACTACTACTGGGTACTCGCCACCGTCACGCCGACGCTGGAAAACGACGCGGTCGTGGGCTATACGTCGGTGCGCGTACGTCCGGCCGCGGGCGCGACCGCCGAGGCCGAGGCGATCTACGCGCGTTTCCGTAACGGACAGGCCGGCAATCTGCGCATTCGCGGCGGCCGCGTCGAGCGCGGCGGCATTGCGGCGTTGTTGCGCCGGATCCGTCTGGATACGCTGCGCGCGCGGCTCACGGGCATCATCGTGCTCGGCACGATCCTGCTCGCCGCGGTGGGCGGTCTGGGCATGTGGGGCATGTCGAGCAGCAACGAGAAGCTGCTGCACGTCTACCAGAACGGCATGGTGCCGGTGAGCACGCTCGGCGTCATCGGCCAGAAGCTCGATCGCGACGTGCTGCTCGTGGCCGAAGCCGTGGGCAACCCCAACCTGGACGCCATGAAGCGCGCGGGCGACGAGATCGCGGGGAGCTTCGACGACATCAATCGTCAGTGGGCCGAGTATATGAAGTCGGTCGACCCGGCCACGCAGGCGCAGGCCGAGCGCTTCAACGTCATTCGTCAGCGCTTTACCACCGACGGCCTTCAGCAGACCGTCGAGATGCTCAAGGCCGGCTCGGCCGAAGGCGCGCAGCAGACGTATCTCGAGAAGGTGAAGCCGGCCTATGGCCCGATGCGCGACGAGCTCAACGTGCTCACGCGCCTGGAGCTCACGCAGGCCACCGAACTGTATCAGCAGTCGCAGAAGGAACACACGCTGGTGCGCGCGCTCACGGCCGTGGCGGTGGTGGGCGGCATCGTCGTGCTGTTCGTGCTCGGCGGCATTCTGCGCCGCGCGATCAACCATCCGCTGCGCGTGGCGCTGTCGATGTCCAAGCAGATCGCCGCGGGCGACCTGACGGGCAGGACGGAGAGCACCGGCAACGACGAAATCGGACAACTGCTCTTTGGCCTGACGGTCATGAAGAACAGCCTGCTGTCCATCGTCTCCGATGTGCGCGAGGGCATCGAATCGATCAACGTGGCGTCGCGCGAGATCGCGGCGGGCAACACGGATCTGTCAGCGCGCACCGAACAGCAGGCCGCGTCGCTGGAGCAGACCGCTTCATCGATGGAACAGCTCACCGCGACCGTCAAGCAGAACGCGGACAACGCCAAGCAGGCGAGCACGCTCGCGGTCAACGCCTCGGAGATCGCCGCGCGCGGCGGTCAGGTGGTGGGCAACGTCGTCGACACGATGCAGGGCATCTCGACGAGCTCGCACAAGATCGTCGACATCATCAGCGTGATCGAAGGCATCGCGTTCCAGACCAACATCCTGGCGCTGAACGCCGCGGTCGAAGCGGCGCGCGCGGGCGAACAGGGTCGCGGTTTCGCGGTGGTGGCCGGCGAAGTGCGCACGCTCGCACAACGCAGCGCGGCGGCGGCCAAGGAAATCAAGGTGCTCATCGAAGACTCGGTCGGGCGCGTGGAGAACGGCTCGGCGCTGGTGGCGCAAGCCGGTCGGACGATGGACGAGATCGTGCAGGCCGTGCAGCGCGTCACCGACATCATGGGCGAGATCTCGGCGGCCTCGGCAGAGCAGTCGAGCGGCATCGAGCAGGTCAACCGCGCCGTGACGCAGATGGACGAAGTCACGCAGCAGAACGCGGCGCTGGTGGAAGAAGCGGCTGCGGCCGCCGGCTCGCTCGAAGAGCAGGCCCATCGTCTGCGCGATGCTGTCTCGGTATTCCGCGTGGGCGACGCGCGGCAGGCCGCCAATGCGCGCAGCACGGCGGTGCTGCACAAGTCCGCGGCGACGTCTACTGCATCGGCGAGCTCTGTCGCATCGGCGCGCGCGGGTGCGGCGTCTGCAGTGAGCGCGGCGCCGGCTCGCGCGAGCGCCGGCGGTGGTGCGGCACGCACGGCGACGCGTCGCCCGCAAGCCGCCGTTGCGCAGGCCCCGGCCAACGCCGCGGCACAGGAAGATGCGCAGGTCCTGCAATTGGCGGCACGCCGCGGCAAGGCGCCGGCGGGCGGCACGACGGGCGGCACGACGGGCGGCACGACGGGCGGCACGACGGGCACGTCGTCAAGCGACCCGGGCGACTGGGAAGAGTTTTGA
- a CDS encoding chemotaxis protein CheW yields MDNLSQEQAVSRQGGAMQTDGDGHEFLVFTLGEEEYGIDILKVQEIRGYDAVTRIANAPDFIKGVINLRGIIVPIVDMRIKFRLGRVEYDTQTVVIILNVAGRVVGMVVDGVSDVLTLARGEIKPAPEFGAQLATEYITGLGTVEGRMLILMDIEKLMTSADMALIERLTS; encoded by the coding sequence ATGGACAACCTTTCGCAAGAGCAGGCCGTGTCGCGCCAGGGCGGCGCCATGCAGACCGATGGCGACGGTCACGAATTTCTGGTCTTCACGCTCGGTGAAGAGGAATACGGCATCGACATCCTGAAGGTGCAGGAAATTCGCGGCTACGACGCGGTCACGCGCATCGCGAACGCGCCGGACTTCATCAAGGGCGTGATCAACCTGCGCGGCATCATCGTGCCGATCGTGGACATGCGCATCAAGTTCCGCCTGGGTCGCGTCGAGTACGACACGCAGACCGTGGTGATCATCCTGAACGTGGCGGGTCGCGTGGTCGGCATGGTCGTCGACGGCGTGTCCGACGTGCTCACGCTCGCACGCGGCGAGATCAAGCCGGCGCCCGAGTTCGGCGCGCAACTGGCCACCGAGTACATCACGGGCCTGGGCACGGTCGAAGGCCGCATGCTGATCCTGATGGACATCGAGAAGCTGATGACCAGTGCCGACATGGCGCTCATCGAGCGTCTGACGAGCTGA